Part of the Pomacea canaliculata isolate SZHN2017 linkage group LG11, ASM307304v1, whole genome shotgun sequence genome is shown below.
acaactgacaagatgaatgctttcgtccgaaaaatttcgttgtggacgcaaaatcaggtgaagaatgtaattattgcccatctaaacggactgcaagaaaggtttcagcattacttcgctgaaattgatgtgactaaatacgattggattcgtaatccatttctggctgatcctagcacaagcgggttgtccacggaagaagaagagcagctcatcgacctttcgagtccTGAAAATGtccttccaaacaacaccagtgccaacattctggattagcatcaacggtgctttcttagaaagcaatgaaagatcttctgccattttcaacttcgtatatgtgtgagcaaggaatttcagcattggcagcactgaagtctaaatacagaaatcgtgtggacgcagaggctgagctgcgaatagcagtgggtacgaacatcgcacacaggttcgcttctctatgcaacagcaagcaggctcaaccttctccttagtcaaagtgagtgtccaataaaataatatttattagcaccgcagaatttgctttagtaaaatttcattaacagttatacttcttgcagatacgaactttgttcttccgttgttgatttcctcgacgcggcgttcgatgttagctaaggctccccactcttccaccgacctagctggctaagtggggtcgcggacgtaccggtgttcgtcaggggggtcgccacaagtaaaaggttgagaaccgctgacttAAGGTAAGCACTCAAGGGCTAAACACTTACCCTCGTTAAGACAGTTTCGAGGTACCATGACATTGATTAATTCAAAGGCTTTCCTAATATAGAGTTTGGCGTGGTACTTGAGTTTCAGAACCTGGAACATTGCAGTTATCTGATTACTGGAACATACAGTCTATACCAAGATTAAAGACATACCCGGTTGGTGACATATATCACGCTCAAACACTCGTGCAAATCAGTCTCAGTGGAAAATTTCACACGGGGCTATTAAGACAGTATGTAAGTAAACGGACAAAGATCAATTGTAATGATTCCCTGCACCTCGCAATATGTGACGAACATCATCGATGTTTACCATCGGTTCATGATGGCTTCCTCTGAAGGGATGATAACttcaacaatgtttttttttggaaagaaacATACTTTATTACTAGCTGGCGTCTTGACGAATTTTATGGTGGGGGTGGCTTTGCAAGTATACTACCACAGCAAGAAGACATTAACATTCCCACTTTACCTTGGCGTATACGAGACCAAGGCTGCTCAGGGCCATGGCCTCCAGTTCAAGGTCCCGCTCCCGTATCAGCAGAGCTGCGTTGTGGTACCAGTCGATCACCTCCCACACCATGTTGATGTTCAGGTCTTCGGTCTCGAATGTGATCATCTTCAGAATTTCGTCTCCTTTCCAAAAGAGTACCAGAGAGTGTATAAATATTTGCTCTctggatagagagagagataaactTGAATACACTCAGAATGACAATGAACTGGAtggattaaaacaaaaagtaaataaatattgtaaaacgATTGAGCGCTCATATATGCTTATCGAAAGACCTCGAGAGGTAGAAAAGTAGATTGTGATTATTTGCATTTGATTTTCTAAATGGATGTAATCCGATTACtttaaaagatgtatttttcAGTTAAGTAGCTCCTGTATAAAACCGCATATAATAAGTTTAAATAAAGTCAGATAGACTTATTTCTTAGCGTTAACCTAAAATTCCAAATGTTTGATATGATCTCTGGAAAAGAACTTAATTTTGAAACCAGTCGTCCATAACAGGTAGTTAGCCTTCTCTAGATCTGCTTACAAATTCATACATACACAGCACTGATGTATCTTTAAAGAACGATAACGTTTTCCATCGCTGGTTGTCTGCCCTGGCATCACAAGAGTAACACTAGTGTGCTTACCATTCGTGCGAGCCTGAATGGACTCGGCCACGCATTTGCGGTCAAAGATCTCTTCCTCCAGCACACGGCACTCTTTCATGAGATCCTGGTCTTCCTTCCCCAGCCTCATGGCTTCGTTCAGAGGGAAGTTGCAGTCTCCCAGAAGACTCAAAGCTTTTCTAAAGTCGCGTTTTGTCAGTGCCGCCGAGGACCAAGAAAAGTAAGTCTGTGCGATGGCGAAGTGTTCTTTAGCCTGCAACCATAAATGGGTTCATACTCATTAGGAAGGAGATTATTAATGATGCACGTATGTTTTAGTAGACGGTAGgaatgaaatattgtttgtaaGATAATGTCTATCATTTACTAGTGTGTTTACCAGAGTGGCATCATGAAAAAGAAGTCCTAGTAGGGGCTGTAACTCCCAGACTTTGCGCTCCTCGTTCTCATGTTTGTCCAGACGTTTCTTGGTGTCGCTCCAGCACTCGAGGGCGCTAGTTGTCAAGGACTCTCGCCACTGAAGCTCACGCGACCTTCCTGATTTTTCAGCCTCCTATGAACAAAAACGCCCATAACTCTACTTTGAAACACGATTTCATGAGGCGCAAAACACAGTAATAATGatataataacaaaagtaaTACTGCGCATATATATACAGAATGACTGAGGTCTATATATTACCTTGAAATGTTTCAGAGCTTGCTTGAAATTATAGAAAACGATCTTATCTTCCGCATTCGGAAGCACCATCTTGGCTTTTGCAAGCTTCCAGGACGCCATGGCGATGTTCTTGCATGCTGAGGATCTGTAttataacaaacatttctacATGAGTCCTGTTCTCATCGCAGTAAAATAAACGAACATTGGATAAAGAACAAGTTGTTTAAAGTACCTAAATTTATGAAAAGTCACTCATTATACCTGATCTAGATCTGACTAAGGTGTCTCTAAAACCTGTCTTAGATCATGGACACATGGGATAACcgaaataataaacagaaaaaggtgTGCATCTGGCGAATTTGTGTcagtgaaaaagagagagagcgaacaaaaatgtacacacaaacatgctcgcagttttacacacacagtgagagagaggatagaaagagaggtttgtttgtttgtttgttttttttacctctcGGCGGCATCCTCTGCAAGATCAAGGGCTCTGCTGTACAGGTTGACTGCCCGCTGAAGACCTTCGCTCTGAAGAAGTGGTGCCAGTCCTTCTGTAGACTTGTATATAATGTTACCTTCATTTCGCCACTTTGTCGATTCTGATAGCCTCACCTTCGCACatgtcaacaaaaaatattgctttgCTGATGAAGATTGGTTTTTTCCGCAAAACATATTCCTTTCTTAACTCTAATAAATGTATGAAGCCAGACAATCAAAGGTCGAGACTTCTGTACACAAAACACGTGGTGCAACTCAAGACGTGAACCAGACAGGAAAGTAAGAGACAGTAGAAGTCATCTATAAGTAGACAGGGGAAATCCAGCGTTTGTGCATGGCACTGAGTGGGTTAACACGAGTATGCTCTGCTCTACACTGTACGGGAAAAAAGTGGTCATTTCCGATAGACTGATTTCCATTTCCATCTCTGCTAGGCgccataattattatcatttatcaaaGTTTACACTCAGACCTTCCAGCACGAAGATTTTACGATTATTTGGAAAGGGTCATAAAGTCAGTGCCAAGGAAAAATGTCCTAGCAATACTTCATGATCGAAGTACAGTAAACTCAGTTTAAAAAGATCGGTTCAGAAGTGCACCAATAACAGGCAAGAATGTTAGGTAAAGTTAGCCTATGAGGAACCAACGACAGGGGtttcagacaaaaagaaaacgaatTCTTTTATTTGCCACGTGACATTACACTAGAAAGTTGACTTGATGGCCTCCATTTACTCGACACTATTATCTATACAGACCCACCCCTAAAAACATTCCTCTGCATACGTGATTGGGGGATAATTATTAGTGATAATTATATACACAGAGTGCTTAGAAATCGCAAAATCAGATTAATGATGGTGGTTACTAATTGCATGAGTTTTGGAACTTACTCTTTTGGCCGCAGACGTCATCACGGTAATCCTTCGTCGCCCACCAACTTTTACGACAGTGACCTGAACTCCACTGGAATCTTTTATAGGATGAGATATGAACAGCAAAATGGTTTCTCTCTGTAGCTCCTCTTTTTAACTGGTAAAACTTGTGAAATACCTGCACCGGTGAGCGGTGAGCGATGTGTGACACACCGCGTGTAAGTCACCAAAATGGCGGAGATGGGTTGTATTACCTGAAACGGCTCGGTGTGTACCGGAAGAAGAGAGTGGGAGTTAATGATGCTGCCATTGTGGAaaagaattaaatataaaaatgtataaaacttCGGAGTTCGTCATTAACTCCATAGTGATCAAAAGGTAACAAAAGTCTTTTATTCAACCCTCGCTCTCATTCTGTCATATTGAAACATGTATAATCAGAGTTAGAGCCCTATAAAGTGGACCCAGAATCCTGTGAGGGCATCTAGAACAAACTATATTATACACAACAATGAAATAAGTAATGTACAGCATATTTGAAGAactatgtataaaatatacagaagGTAAACGAAGACAAAATAACTAAATACTCTCTATGTAGACAATAAGAACATTGATCTTACTTCTTTTTCACACAATTTGCTATTTTAGGTTGGCAAT
Proteins encoded:
- the LOC112575014 gene encoding uncharacterized protein LOC112575014 isoform X2 — its product is MAGIQGRLSESTKLRNEGNAIYKSTEGLAPLLQIERLQRAVNLYSRALDRAQDAADRSSACKNIAMASWKLAKAKMVLPNAEDKIVFYNFKQALKHFKEAEKSGRSRELQWRESLTTSALECWSDTKKRLDKHENEERKVWELQPLLGLLFHDATLAKEHFAIAQTYFSWSSAALTKRDFRKALSLLGDCNFPLNEAMRLGKEDQDLMKECRVLEEEIFDRKCVAESIQARTNGDEILKMITFETEDLNINMVWEVIDWYHNAALLIRERDLELEAMALSSLGLVYAKVLKLKYHAKLYIRKAFELINVMVPRNCLNEGWYLSALSMMQQFQQEQVWANDIEKQKQRESVMKEIKDDVDKLNDKFTMSSKEIFLKYVYATYPPKNPKHKLDENAAFEDEEVMKKLYLKAVTHYHPDKVDVEEDGANWKVLCEEIAKLLSHQYQCYKGLLS
- the LOC112575014 gene encoding uncharacterized protein LOC112575014 isoform X1, translated to MTSAAKRVRLSESTKWRNEGNIIYKSTEGLAPLLQSEGLQRAVNLYSRALDLAEDAAERSSACKNIAMASWKLAKAKMVLPNAEDKIVFYNFKQALKHFKEAEKSGRSRELQWRESLTTSALECWSDTKKRLDKHENEERKVWELQPLLGLLFHDATLAKEHFAIAQTYFSWSSAALTKRDFRKALSLLGDCNFPLNEAMRLGKEDQDLMKECRVLEEEIFDRKCVAESIQARTNGDEILKMITFETEDLNINMVWEVIDWYHNAALLIRERDLELEAMALSSLGLVYAKVLKLKYHAKLYIRKAFELINVMVPRNCLNEGWYLSALSMMQQFQQEQVWANDIEKQKQRESVMKEIKDDVDKLNDKFTMSSKEIFLKYVYATYPPKNPKHKLDENAAFEDEEVMKKLYLKAVTHYHPDKVDVEEDGANWKVLCEEIAKLLSHQYQCYKGLLS